Proteins encoded by one window of Halomonas sp. SH5A2:
- a CDS encoding porin family protein: MKLRTLLTASFASTALLAAAPSAFAAPNADGLYLGIGTGFSSLENDDNDVDNFISNGAEDFDLDDDEDNVFKGFVGYEFNPYFATEIFYADLGRTRLKGNSDANTDLESDAYGASLVGQLPITSWFTAFAKAGVAKWETDVDGNLGGASVDLEDQNGTDPVYGVGAQFNFDPFLVRAEYERYDFDSDYKIDTFTASAGFRF; the protein is encoded by the coding sequence GTGAAACTCAGAACCCTACTTACCGCCTCGTTTGCCTCTACCGCTCTGCTCGCCGCGGCACCGTCGGCATTCGCCGCACCCAATGCTGATGGGCTCTATCTGGGCATCGGTACCGGTTTCAGCTCGCTGGAGAACGACGACAACGATGTCGACAATTTCATCTCCAATGGCGCTGAAGATTTTGATCTGGATGATGACGAAGACAACGTCTTTAAAGGTTTCGTCGGCTACGAATTCAATCCTTACTTCGCTACCGAAATCTTCTATGCCGATCTGGGTCGTACGCGCCTGAAGGGTAACAGTGACGCCAATACCGATTTGGAATCCGACGCCTACGGGGCGAGTCTGGTCGGTCAATTGCCCATCACCTCCTGGTTTACCGCCTTCGCCAAGGCCGGTGTGGCCAAGTGGGAAACCGACGTCGACGGTAACCTTGGCGGTGCCAGCGTTGATCTTGAAGATCAGAACGGTACCGATCCGGTCTACGGTGTTGGCGCGCAGTTCAACTTCGACCCCTTCCTGGTCCGTGCCGAATACGAGCGCTACGACTTCGACAGCGACTATAAGATCGATACCTTTACCGCGTCAGCCGGTTTCCGCTTCTAA
- a CDS encoding GFA family protein: MGLKGSCLCGEISYEIDAVDMPIVHCHCQTCRKAHAAPFASTAGVKREHFRWLEGESSISTFESSPGKLRHFCKRCGSHLVAERPTQPHVIVRVATLDDDPELKPEAHIWVSHDSPWLEYEKASKHSGEWRVDI; this comes from the coding sequence ATGGGACTGAAAGGAAGTTGTTTGTGCGGCGAGATAAGTTACGAGATAGACGCTGTGGACATGCCAATTGTGCATTGCCACTGTCAGACTTGTCGTAAAGCCCATGCGGCCCCATTTGCTTCAACTGCTGGCGTAAAGCGCGAGCATTTTCGCTGGCTCGAAGGTGAGAGTTCCATTTCGACGTTCGAATCATCGCCCGGAAAGCTGCGTCATTTTTGTAAACGCTGTGGCTCTCATTTGGTAGCAGAGAGGCCAACGCAGCCCCATGTCATTGTTCGGGTAGCAACGTTGGATGATGATCCTGAATTGAAGCCCGAGGCGCATATTTGGGTTTCACACGATTCGCCATGGCTTGAGTACGAGAAAGCCAGTAAGCACAGTGGTGAATGGCGGGTCGATATTTAA
- a CDS encoding GNAT family N-acetyltransferase — protein MQICETERLILRQMSLEDVPALTKILSDPEVMKHSVRGVCDEAATREFVEWCLSCYETHGVGPWALIDKKASELIGFCSAGPEMVADVEEINLGYRLARRYWNKGLASEAARAVLDHVFGERLFNSVVVIIEPEHLASLKVAEKAGFSSFDVLEFHGRPVRLYRLTSAQWETLHNNARHTPSP, from the coding sequence GTGCAGATTTGTGAAACGGAGAGATTGATTTTAAGGCAGATGTCCCTCGAGGACGTTCCTGCATTGACAAAAATTCTCAGCGATCCTGAAGTGATGAAACACTCGGTTCGTGGCGTTTGTGATGAGGCCGCCACCCGGGAGTTTGTTGAGTGGTGTTTGTCCTGTTACGAGACCCATGGTGTGGGGCCATGGGCACTAATCGATAAGAAAGCTTCTGAACTCATAGGCTTCTGCAGTGCTGGGCCCGAAATGGTCGCTGATGTCGAGGAAATCAACCTCGGCTACCGGCTTGCCAGGCGCTATTGGAATAAAGGGCTGGCATCTGAAGCAGCTAGAGCGGTCCTTGATCATGTTTTTGGAGAGAGACTTTTCAATTCAGTGGTAGTGATCATAGAGCCAGAACATCTGGCGTCGCTAAAGGTCGCTGAGAAGGCGGGTTTTTCCAGCTTTGATGTGCTGGAATTTCATGGTCGCCCGGTGAGACTATACCGACTAACCTCGGCGCAATGGGAAACATTGCATAACAATGCCAGGCACACGCCAAGCCCATGA
- a CDS encoding GNAT family N-acetyltransferase, translating into MKSIYRKYTHQDAQALVPLMAQLGYDHSEESLSVNISALRAQGGEVFVAEVAGNVLGCVSAIIDVRLAEGVKGEIVSLVVSEAARGQGLGKGLVLEAEKWLSGKVSAIRVRANALREHSHLFYESLGYSKDKTQAVLLKKSPQK; encoded by the coding sequence ATGAAGTCAATTTATAGAAAATACACCCACCAAGACGCCCAAGCGCTGGTCCCGCTAATGGCGCAGCTTGGCTATGATCACTCTGAAGAATCACTTTCAGTCAATATAAGCGCCTTGCGAGCGCAGGGTGGGGAAGTGTTTGTCGCGGAGGTGGCGGGCAACGTTCTCGGCTGCGTGTCTGCCATTATTGATGTGCGCTTGGCCGAGGGCGTTAAGGGCGAGATCGTAAGCCTGGTGGTGAGCGAGGCAGCAAGAGGCCAAGGGCTGGGTAAAGGCTTGGTGCTCGAAGCGGAAAAATGGCTGTCTGGAAAGGTGAGTGCTATTCGAGTGCGCGCTAATGCGCTTAGGGAGCATTCCCACCTCTTCTATGAGTCCCTGGGCTACAGTAAGGATAAGACCCAGGCTGTTCTTCTGAAGAAGAGCCCCCAGAAATGA
- a CDS encoding low molecular weight protein tyrosine phosphatase family protein has product MNANVSGELALAHTVKKGAPMNLLFICSENRLRSPTAERVFSAYPGIQAIGAGTGVHAQTPVSRGLIEWAEIVLVMEKSHRDEVAKTYEELLKGKRLVCLDIPDHYEFMQPELIKMLKERVPEYVRLSSVET; this is encoded by the coding sequence ATGAATGCCAACGTCTCTGGCGAATTGGCGCTGGCACATACAGTCAAAAAGGGAGCGCCTATGAACCTTCTATTCATCTGCAGCGAAAATAGGCTACGCAGCCCGACCGCTGAAAGGGTCTTTTCAGCTTATCCCGGTATTCAAGCAATCGGTGCTGGGACAGGGGTACATGCGCAAACGCCCGTTTCCCGGGGCTTGATTGAGTGGGCTGAAATCGTCCTGGTGATGGAAAAGAGTCACCGGGATGAAGTTGCCAAGACATACGAGGAGTTACTCAAGGGGAAGAGATTAGTCTGTCTGGATATTCCCGATCACTACGAATTCATGCAGCCCGAACTCATCAAAATGCTCAAGGAAAGGGTGCCAGAGTATGTGCGATTATCTTCCGTCGAAACATAG
- a CDS encoding oxidoreductase — MMKGSGSNHRLQSTLALPCGAILKNRLVKSAMSDSLADGEGNPTEAQIRLYERWAEGGVAVSFIGEVQGDPRFPEKPGNLMLGAHSNQPMLKSLTRRAVVNGAHLWAQLGHAGALAHLPISQPKGPSALNLDGLQCAAMSIDEVQALPAMYARAALHAKTVGFSGVHIHAGHGFLLSQFLSPLFNHRSDGYGGSIEARCRIVIDVIREVRRAVGPLFPVGIRINSTDLLEGGLTEADALEVVRLLDQTSIDLIDISGGTYFPGAKSSSDSSGVGPYFLDFARLAKGVTNVPLMLTGGFKKRDHAENAIAGGVVDMVGVARAMALNPQLANTWLSEEGGDPEFPRFESAPPGGITAWYTMRLTALGEDREKAFKMDLPTAIKEYEERDAQRCVSWKKTFADSYESS, encoded by the coding sequence ATGATGAAAGGTTCAGGTTCAAACCATCGCCTTCAAAGCACGCTGGCGCTTCCTTGCGGTGCGATTCTAAAGAATCGACTGGTAAAGTCGGCAATGTCAGATTCGCTTGCGGACGGCGAGGGGAACCCGACCGAAGCGCAGATTCGGCTTTACGAAAGATGGGCGGAAGGTGGCGTCGCTGTGTCCTTCATTGGAGAAGTACAAGGGGATCCGCGCTTTCCGGAGAAGCCGGGCAATTTAATGCTGGGAGCACACTCCAATCAGCCTATGCTGAAGTCCTTAACGCGTCGTGCGGTGGTTAATGGTGCTCACTTGTGGGCGCAACTCGGCCATGCTGGTGCCCTCGCGCATTTGCCGATCAGTCAGCCAAAGGGGCCGTCGGCGCTGAACCTAGATGGCCTCCAATGTGCGGCGATGTCGATTGATGAAGTTCAAGCATTACCCGCCATGTATGCGAGAGCCGCGTTACACGCAAAGACAGTGGGCTTTAGCGGTGTGCATATTCACGCGGGGCATGGGTTTTTACTCAGTCAGTTCCTTTCCCCTTTGTTTAATCATCGAAGCGATGGTTACGGCGGATCAATCGAAGCACGGTGTCGCATCGTCATAGACGTAATACGAGAAGTAAGGCGGGCTGTTGGGCCGTTGTTTCCAGTAGGAATAAGGATTAATTCGACGGATCTACTGGAAGGGGGATTGACCGAGGCCGATGCTCTGGAGGTGGTGCGCCTTCTTGATCAAACCTCGATCGATCTGATTGATATCAGTGGAGGTACCTATTTTCCCGGGGCAAAATCCAGCTCCGATAGTTCGGGCGTAGGGCCATACTTTCTTGATTTTGCTCGACTCGCAAAAGGGGTAACGAATGTGCCTTTGATGCTAACGGGTGGATTCAAAAAGCGTGATCACGCAGAGAATGCAATCGCTGGTGGCGTGGTCGACATGGTGGGTGTGGCCCGCGCTATGGCGCTTAATCCTCAGCTTGCGAATACCTGGTTAAGCGAGGAAGGCGGCGACCCTGAATTTCCGAGGTTTGAATCTGCTCCGCCAGGGGGGATAACGGCTTGGTACACCATGCGACTTACCGCTTTGGGCGAAGATCGGGAGAAGGCGTTTAAAATGGATCTTCCAACGGCCATTAAAGAATACGAGGAGCGTGATGCGCAACGGTGTGTTAGCTGGAAAAAGACGTTTGCTGATTCGTATGAATCGAGCTGA
- a CDS encoding FAD-binding oxidoreductase: protein MDHTLEIQEIRNLTHDVKQIRLAKPEGYTFTPGQATEVAVNREGWTDEKRPFTFSSLVSDPWLEFVIKIYPDHEGVTQQIGQLSEGDSLIVGEPWGTIEYKAEGVFLAGGAGVTPFIAILRDLHRKGELGNNQLIFSNKTERDIILKDEFETMLGDQFVNVITDEKPSDEHSFIDKAFMTSHIKDMSQAFYVCGPDPFNESIIAALEELGANPDALIFEK from the coding sequence ATGGACCATACACTCGAAATCCAGGAAATCCGCAATCTTACCCACGATGTCAAACAAATACGGCTTGCCAAGCCCGAGGGATACACCTTTACGCCTGGCCAGGCAACCGAGGTAGCCGTCAATCGTGAAGGGTGGACCGACGAGAAACGGCCATTCACCTTCTCTTCGCTGGTTTCGGATCCGTGGCTGGAATTCGTCATCAAGATCTATCCAGACCATGAAGGCGTCACCCAGCAGATCGGGCAGCTAAGCGAAGGGGATTCGCTGATCGTCGGCGAGCCCTGGGGCACCATTGAATACAAGGCCGAAGGCGTGTTCCTAGCGGGCGGCGCAGGCGTAACGCCGTTTATCGCCATTCTGCGTGACTTGCATCGCAAGGGCGAGCTCGGCAACAACCAGCTGATCTTCTCCAACAAGACCGAGCGGGACATCATTCTCAAGGACGAATTCGAGACGATGCTAGGGGATCAATTCGTCAATGTCATCACTGACGAAAAACCGTCCGACGAACACAGCTTCATAGACAAAGCCTTCATGACATCGCATATCAAGGACATGAGCCAGGCCTTCTACGTATGCGGCCCGGACCCGTTCAACGAGAGCATTATCGCGGCGCTTGAGGAATTGGGCGCCAACCCGGACGCGCTGATCTTTGAAAAGTAG
- the tenA gene encoding thiaminase II: MGYRFTNLTTACQEDWRAYIEHDFVRQLGNATLPEASFRHYLKQDYLFLIHFARAYALAAYKSPTLADLRQAHEGLKAIVDVELGLHVGFCQEWGISEQELEALPEARATLAYTRYVLDTGSRGDLLDLHVALAPCLVGYGEIANWLNAQPTTVRGAQNPFDAWIAMYEGEEFQAAMQAELEWLNARLADVSSARFAELSKIFRDATRLEIDFWQMGLALIDADLTH; this comes from the coding sequence ATGGGCTACCGCTTTACTAATCTCACCACCGCCTGCCAGGAAGATTGGCGCGCCTATATCGAGCACGATTTTGTGCGTCAGTTGGGCAACGCCACGCTGCCTGAGGCGTCGTTTCGCCACTACTTAAAGCAGGATTACCTGTTTTTGATTCACTTCGCCCGCGCCTACGCACTGGCTGCCTATAAAAGCCCCACCCTCGCCGATTTACGCCAAGCCCATGAAGGCCTAAAAGCCATTGTGGATGTGGAGCTGGGTCTGCACGTGGGCTTTTGTCAGGAGTGGGGGATTTCCGAGCAGGAGCTGGAAGCGCTTCCCGAAGCCAGGGCGACGCTTGCCTACACCCGCTATGTGCTGGATACCGGCAGCCGCGGCGACCTGCTGGACCTGCACGTGGCACTGGCCCCCTGCCTGGTGGGCTATGGCGAAATTGCCAACTGGCTGAACGCCCAGCCCACTACGGTGCGCGGCGCGCAGAACCCATTTGACGCCTGGATAGCCATGTACGAAGGCGAGGAGTTTCAGGCGGCCATGCAGGCGGAACTTGAATGGCTAAATGCCCGCCTTGCCGATGTGTCCTCCGCCCGCTTTGCCGAACTGAGCAAAATCTTCCGCGACGCCACCCGCCTGGAAATCGACTTCTGGCAGATGGGGTTAGCGCTGATAGATGCAGACCTGACCCACTAA
- a CDS encoding VOC family protein translates to MEEYWNPIVPEWSVTNFEKSLKFYQELLGFKVRNKRSNPDFAYLENENVQIMLEQIHDTG, encoded by the coding sequence ATGGAAGAGTACTGGAATCCAATAGTTCCTGAATGGTCAGTAACTAATTTTGAAAAATCGCTGAAATTTTATCAAGAGTTACTTGGTTTCAAAGTCAGGAATAAACGATCAAATCCAGACTTTGCTTATCTGGAGAATGAAAATGTTCAAATTATGCTTGAGCAAATTCACGATACAGGTTAG
- a CDS encoding aldo/keto reductase, with product MQTIELGGVKVARIGQGTWHMGENAGQRQAEIRALREGLDLGLTLIDTAEMYAEGGAEEVVGQAIRNRRDEVYLVSKVYPHNASTEGVQAACERSLRRLGTDTIDLYLLHWRGQYPLSETVAAFERLREQGKILRWGVSNFDIDDLAELGEPDCATNQVLYNPEARGIEYDLLPWQAQQNMPLMAYCPIGQGGALLYDATLQRIADKHSATTAQIALAWALRHPGVMAIPKAVNLDHLKQNFDADNVRLDDDDLAQIDAAYPPATRKHSLQMV from the coding sequence ATGCAGACGATTGAGCTAGGTGGCGTAAAGGTAGCCCGTATAGGCCAGGGCACCTGGCATATGGGTGAGAATGCCGGGCAGCGGCAGGCTGAGATCAGGGCGCTGCGCGAAGGTCTGGATCTGGGCTTAACCCTGATCGATACCGCAGAGATGTATGCCGAGGGCGGTGCTGAAGAAGTCGTTGGCCAAGCCATCCGCAACCGGCGCGATGAGGTGTATCTGGTCAGCAAGGTCTACCCGCACAACGCCAGCACCGAGGGTGTTCAAGCCGCCTGCGAGCGCAGCCTACGCCGATTGGGCACCGACACTATCGATCTCTACCTGCTGCACTGGCGCGGCCAGTACCCGCTGAGCGAAACAGTGGCAGCGTTTGAGCGGCTGCGCGAGCAGGGCAAAATCCTGCGTTGGGGCGTTTCGAACTTTGATATTGACGACTTAGCAGAGCTTGGCGAGCCGGACTGCGCCACCAATCAGGTGCTCTACAACCCCGAAGCACGCGGCATTGAATACGACCTGCTGCCCTGGCAAGCACAACAAAACATGCCGCTTATGGCCTATTGCCCGATCGGTCAAGGCGGCGCGCTACTGTATGACGCAACCCTACAACGTATAGCCGACAAACACAGCGCCACCACCGCGCAAATCGCCCTCGCCTGGGCACTGCGCCATCCCGGGGTGATGGCTATTCCTAAAGCCGTGAATCTGGATCACCTTAAACAGAACTTTGATGCAGATAACGTCAGGCTCGACGACGATGATCTGGCACAAATCGACGCCGCCTATCCCCCAGCAACGCGCAAGCACTCTTTGCAGATGGTGTAA
- a CDS encoding aldo/keto reductase, producing MNRPIKHHIKHRIKHRITRRQSLTLMGASLAAMMLPSVPLLANTSGMHQKAFAGTDKKLPVIGMGTWRTFNVGSDPKLLDARTEVVKAFFEHGGGLIDSSPMYGSAPDVMGYALQQLGTPESLFSAEKVWSPAGGSAREQVAELKDRWKVEHFDLVQVHNLTDWREHLAALQEMKTEGLIRHVGITTSHGRRHSEIEQIMSSEGIDFVQLTYNITHREAENRLLPLAEERGIGVIANRPYDGGSLIKNLKRSNAPLPEWANAECGCDTWADFLLKFIVSHPAITCAIPATTQVEHMHENMRAGHTPMPSPDARQRMAAYIESL from the coding sequence ATGAACCGTCCCATCAAACATCACATCAAGCATCGCATCAAGCATCGCATCACGCGCAGACAAAGCCTTACGCTCATGGGTGCCTCGCTCGCCGCCATGATGCTGCCAAGCGTACCGCTTCTTGCCAACACCAGCGGGATGCACCAGAAGGCCTTTGCAGGGACTGACAAAAAGCTGCCCGTGATTGGCATGGGCACCTGGCGCACGTTCAACGTTGGCAGTGACCCGAAGTTGCTCGATGCGCGTACCGAGGTGGTGAAGGCCTTTTTCGAGCATGGCGGCGGCCTGATCGACTCTTCGCCCATGTATGGCTCGGCGCCGGATGTGATGGGCTATGCCTTGCAGCAGCTCGGCACGCCCGAGAGCCTGTTTTCCGCAGAGAAGGTCTGGAGCCCCGCCGGTGGTTCAGCCCGCGAGCAGGTGGCTGAGCTTAAAGACCGCTGGAAGGTGGAGCACTTCGACCTGGTGCAGGTACATAACCTGACCGACTGGCGCGAGCACCTGGCCGCGCTGCAGGAAATGAAAACCGAAGGCCTTATCCGCCATGTCGGTATCACCACCTCCCACGGGCGCCGCCACAGCGAGATCGAGCAGATCATGTCGTCAGAAGGTATCGACTTCGTTCAGCTCACCTACAACATCACCCATCGCGAAGCGGAAAACCGGCTACTGCCTCTGGCAGAAGAACGTGGCATCGGCGTGATCGCCAATCGGCCATACGATGGCGGCAGCCTGATCAAGAACCTCAAGCGCAGTAACGCGCCATTGCCCGAGTGGGCAAACGCAGAATGCGGTTGTGACACCTGGGCGGATTTTCTACTGAAATTTATCGTCAGCCACCCGGCCATCACCTGCGCGATACCCGCCACTACCCAGGTCGAGCACATGCACGAGAACATGCGCGCCGGCCACACCCCCATGCCCTCGCCCGACGCCCGTCAACGGATGGCCGCCTATATCGAGTCGCTATGA
- a CDS encoding SagB/ThcOx family dehydrogenase produces the protein MNLELPTPESRDSASLVGCIANRRSCREYSEAALSIDVLSQLLWSAQGITGSDGKRATPSAGGLYPLYLRLVVQRVADLEPGIYEYLPDTHSLKRVGDHIPKGAVHKLGIGDQPWLEEAAFVIGVTAKLGDTVRHFESQLPQGERGARYVYMETGALAQNVHLQCTDLGVGCVLVAGFDDLKTKETLALRSDLEPTALLCVGSKRNG, from the coding sequence ATGAATTTGGAACTTCCCACGCCAGAATCACGAGATTCTGCATCATTGGTTGGTTGCATTGCGAATCGCCGCAGTTGTAGAGAATACTCTGAAGCTGCATTGTCGATTGACGTGCTTTCCCAGTTACTTTGGTCTGCCCAAGGAATAACCGGGTCGGATGGCAAAAGGGCGACCCCATCAGCCGGAGGGTTATACCCTCTATACCTGCGACTTGTGGTGCAACGTGTCGCGGACCTCGAACCTGGTATCTATGAGTACTTGCCTGATACCCATTCATTGAAGCGAGTTGGTGACCATATTCCGAAGGGGGCCGTTCATAAACTTGGTATTGGCGATCAACCCTGGCTGGAAGAGGCGGCTTTTGTCATTGGGGTTACTGCAAAACTGGGTGATACGGTTCGCCATTTTGAATCTCAACTACCTCAGGGAGAACGTGGTGCCCGATATGTTTATATGGAGACGGGTGCTTTAGCGCAAAATGTTCATCTCCAGTGCACAGACCTTGGCGTTGGTTGTGTTTTAGTGGCAGGGTTCGATGATCTAAAGACCAAAGAGACATTAGCATTGCGATCGGACTTGGAGCCCACTGCATTGCTATGTGTTGGGTCGAAGCGGAATGGCTAG
- a CDS encoding DUF6064 family protein → MNAWTGYQLQDFIPFTAEVYFRLLERMSETFWPLHLLTLALGAATLALALRHRTRLACLLPAPLWAFVAMAFFLQRYAELNWAGGYIGYAFIAQAALLLVMALTGWGMGNAPRTTNPPVAIGIAIALYGLIIMPLTAPLSGGSWYQAEVFGIHADPTAVTTLGLVLILLRGFALWIAAIIPALWLVVSGLTLQALDSTGGTVLFVVLAIALVGLIWKSIASKR, encoded by the coding sequence ATGAACGCGTGGACAGGCTACCAGCTGCAGGACTTTATTCCCTTCACGGCGGAGGTTTACTTTCGCCTGCTTGAGCGCATGAGCGAAACCTTCTGGCCGCTGCATCTGCTGACCCTCGCCCTGGGCGCCGCGACCCTTGCGTTGGCGCTGAGACATCGCACGCGACTCGCCTGCCTGCTACCCGCCCCGCTCTGGGCCTTTGTCGCCATGGCGTTTTTCCTTCAGCGCTATGCAGAGCTCAACTGGGCCGGGGGTTATATTGGCTATGCCTTCATCGCCCAGGCCGCACTGCTGTTAGTGATGGCGCTAACGGGGTGGGGAATGGGTAACGCGCCACGCACAACAAATCCACCGGTTGCGATAGGCATCGCCATCGCCCTCTACGGCCTGATCATAATGCCGCTGACGGCGCCACTGAGCGGCGGTTCCTGGTACCAGGCAGAAGTGTTCGGCATACACGCCGACCCCACGGCGGTGACCACGCTGGGTCTGGTGCTTATTCTGCTTCGGGGGTTCGCGCTCTGGATCGCCGCCATCATCCCAGCGCTCTGGCTGGTCGTTTCAGGACTGACCTTGCAGGCGCTGGATTCAACGGGCGGCACCGTGTTGTTCGTCGTACTGGCAATCGCGCTGGTGGGGTTGATCTGGAAAAGCATCGCGTCCAAGCGATAA
- a CDS encoding GNAT family N-acetyltransferase, which yields MITASERLGLRYHKPEDIAPIFNTYTGDLGSAKYLARQPHIDVAQTEQMLKKLSTPESLASNGMCIWVIEAIRYGTAAGLITVARDDASMAVHFGIGIPYRGRGYAAEALALTAQYLLATGQIADVTSFTEVENAAAQTALVKAGFVLTGRTENFYWAPQLRGESRDVFRYQFRP from the coding sequence ATGATCACCGCTTCAGAACGGCTGGGGTTGCGCTACCACAAGCCCGAAGATATCGCGCCGATCTTTAATACCTATACTGGCGACCTGGGCTCAGCGAAGTACCTGGCTCGGCAGCCACACATTGATGTCGCGCAAACTGAACAAATGCTCAAAAAGCTCTCGACCCCTGAGAGCCTGGCATCCAATGGCATGTGCATCTGGGTCATAGAGGCAATTAGATACGGTACTGCTGCAGGGCTGATAACCGTTGCCAGGGATGATGCGTCAATGGCTGTGCACTTCGGCATCGGCATCCCGTACAGAGGTCGTGGGTACGCCGCAGAGGCTTTGGCTCTCACCGCACAATATTTACTCGCAACGGGTCAGATTGCAGACGTTACATCTTTCACAGAAGTAGAGAATGCTGCTGCTCAAACGGCGCTGGTCAAAGCGGGGTTCGTGCTCACGGGAAGAACCGAAAATTTTTACTGGGCTCCGCAACTGAGAGGGGAGTCTAGAGATGTGTTCCGCTATCAGTTTAGACCTTAA